The Herminiimonas arsenitoxidans genome window below encodes:
- a CDS encoding cell division protein ZapA produces MIQLDVSIMGQPYKLACKEGEEGALQEAVAYLDGKMCAIRDAGKLKGNDRIAVMAALGVAAELLATKSPDGPLSEMSMSEVKQKITSMHETLDAALAPQENLF; encoded by the coding sequence ATGATTCAGCTCGACGTATCGATCATGGGGCAGCCTTACAAGCTGGCGTGCAAGGAAGGCGAAGAGGGCGCCTTGCAGGAAGCGGTTGCCTATCTGGACGGGAAAATGTGCGCCATCCGTGACGCAGGGAAGCTGAAGGGGAACGATCGTATTGCCGTTATGGCAGCGCTCGGCGTCGCCGCAGAGTTGCTTGCAACCAAATCGCCGGATGGTCCTTTGTCCGAGATGTCGATGTCCGAAGTGAAGCAAAAAATCACGTCCATGCACGAGACGCTGGATGCTGCACTTGCACCACAAGAAAATCTTTTCTGA
- a CDS encoding EVE domain-containing protein yields MRYWLMKSEPGEVSIDDALAAPNQTVPWTGVRNYQARNFMRDAMRVGDGVFFYHSSCAEPGIVGLAEVASTAYPDDTQFDPKSHYYDPKATPETPRWMMVDVRIRKKTRLIPLSELRTIPELSSMVLLQRGSRLSITPVTSDEWKFICERLL; encoded by the coding sequence ATGCGCTATTGGCTCATGAAATCAGAACCGGGCGAAGTCAGCATCGACGATGCATTGGCTGCACCGAATCAGACTGTTCCATGGACTGGTGTGCGTAATTATCAGGCGCGCAATTTCATGCGTGATGCGATGCGGGTTGGTGACGGCGTATTTTTCTATCATTCCAGTTGCGCCGAGCCAGGTATTGTCGGTCTGGCCGAGGTCGCGAGTACCGCTTACCCTGACGATACGCAGTTCGATCCCAAGAGTCATTACTACGATCCCAAAGCGACGCCAGAAACGCCGCGTTGGATGATGGTCGATGTGCGCATACGTAAAAAAACGCGACTCATCCCTTTGTCGGAGTTGCGTACGATACCTGAACTGAGCAGTATGGTGCTTCTGCAGCGTGGTAGTCGCTTATCGATTACGCCAGTTACATCGGATGAGTGGAAGTTCATCTGCGAGCGTCTGCTTTAA
- the epsL gene encoding XrtB/PEP-CTERM-associated polysaccharide biosynthesis outer membrane protein EpsL → MTKFFVMNLRREVSSAGEYGLVPLLFVAGALVCVPARAVEGDTFTPYATYGVNYDDNLLRQPDYVRDSGTAVSDRWTRAAVGVRMDKEIGRQKLTADLSANHSEYERFNQFNNDGQELKANWNWVLGNQFSGNVGTSYSKALTPFEDFRSLEPNMRVQQRNYIDASWRLHPSWQINTAYSRYDLRYELESQQPAERTLNTADIGFDYLASSGNKVGIVFRHAEGEYAYAPINTYSQNEVKAKVDWQITGKTFVQFLGGWAKREYTTNPQRDSSVPSARLTAYWQATAKTAVSLGVWREIGATDDLAANYASNRGISLASTWDATSKIRVDALLTSEKRDYNGVSVIQGLAPLDRADDYRNAVLGITYKPTRHLGIRASVYRTQLDSNITSATYRTDGVKLSTRYEF, encoded by the coding sequence ATGACGAAATTTTTCGTAATGAATTTGCGCCGTGAAGTGTCGAGTGCAGGTGAGTATGGATTGGTGCCGCTTTTGTTTGTCGCTGGCGCACTGGTTTGTGTTCCTGCGAGAGCAGTAGAGGGCGATACGTTCACGCCTTATGCCACGTATGGCGTGAACTACGACGACAATCTTTTGCGCCAGCCGGATTATGTGCGAGATAGCGGTACAGCGGTTTCCGACAGATGGACGCGGGCAGCAGTAGGCGTGCGCATGGATAAGGAAATTGGTCGACAGAAATTGACTGCCGATTTGTCTGCCAATCATTCCGAGTACGAACGCTTCAATCAATTCAATAACGATGGACAAGAGCTGAAGGCAAATTGGAACTGGGTACTTGGCAATCAATTTTCCGGCAATGTAGGTACCAGTTATTCGAAGGCGCTGACGCCGTTTGAAGACTTTCGCAGTCTGGAACCGAATATGCGGGTGCAGCAGAGAAACTATATTGATGCCTCGTGGCGTCTCCATCCGAGCTGGCAAATCAACACCGCATACAGTCGCTACGATTTGCGCTACGAGCTAGAGTCGCAGCAGCCGGCAGAACGTACGCTTAATACTGCGGATATCGGATTCGATTATCTGGCGAGCAGCGGTAACAAGGTCGGTATCGTTTTCCGCCACGCCGAAGGTGAGTATGCGTATGCACCTATCAATACGTACAGCCAGAATGAAGTCAAGGCCAAGGTCGATTGGCAAATCACGGGCAAGACCTTTGTTCAATTCCTGGGTGGTTGGGCTAAACGCGAATACACAACGAACCCGCAACGCGATTCCAGTGTACCTAGCGCGCGGCTGACTGCGTATTGGCAAGCAACAGCCAAGACCGCAGTTTCACTCGGTGTCTGGCGTGAGATCGGTGCGACCGACGATCTGGCCGCTAACTACGCCAGCAATCGCGGAATCAGTCTTGCATCAACCTGGGATGCCACCAGCAAGATACGCGTTGATGCTTTATTGACTTCAGAGAAGCGTGATTACAACGGTGTGTCAGTGATCCAGGGATTGGCGCCACTGGATAGAGCCGATGATTATCGCAACGCCGTACTCGGCATCACTTACAAGCCTACGCGGCATTTAGGTATTCGTGCCTCCGTTTATCGGACGCAACTGGATTCGAATATTACGTCGGCAACTTATCGTACCGACGGCGTCAAGCTGAGTACGCGCTATGAATTCTGA
- a CDS encoding DUF904 domain-containing protein gives MITDFHNLSEKIGQLADLTQSLRSENADLRLKAVSLAAENAELTRRMQEAHDRVAALLEQIPAQEKDEETA, from the coding sequence ATGATTACAGACTTTCACAATCTTTCCGAAAAAATCGGCCAATTGGCTGATTTGACCCAATCGCTACGCAGCGAAAATGCAGATTTGCGTCTTAAAGCGGTTTCTTTGGCCGCTGAAAATGCTGAACTGACACGTCGTATGCAAGAAGCACATGACCGCGTTGCAGCATTGCTGGAACAAATCCCCGCACAAGAAAAAGATGAGGAGACAGCATGA
- the epsE gene encoding polysaccharide export protein EpsE codes for MKKIRQAMLMILMVTLGSWASASDVPLGPGDVLKITVFGNNDLTLETRVSEAGSISFPLVGEVKVGGLSSGQAEKKIADLLDKGGFIRNPQVNLMVTDMQSQQVSVLGQVNKPGRYPVDGKRSLTDILAMAGGANEEAADTVILTHTRDGKTTKETIDMLELVRSGDPAKNRELVAGDSVFVERAPRFYIYGEVQKPGSYKLERDMMVLQALSTGGGLSPRGTERGVRIKRRDANGVLQIMSVKHDDLLKPDDIVYVKESLF; via the coding sequence ATGAAAAAAATAAGACAGGCAATGTTAATGATTTTGATGGTCACGCTGGGTAGCTGGGCATCTGCTTCTGACGTACCGCTAGGGCCGGGTGACGTGTTGAAGATCACTGTGTTCGGCAACAACGATTTGACGCTGGAAACCAGAGTGAGCGAAGCAGGCAGTATTTCCTTTCCTTTGGTAGGGGAAGTGAAAGTTGGCGGCTTGTCGTCAGGTCAGGCCGAGAAGAAGATTGCCGATCTGCTGGATAAAGGTGGCTTCATACGCAACCCGCAAGTCAATCTGATGGTGACGGATATGCAGAGCCAGCAGGTTTCAGTGCTCGGGCAAGTCAATAAGCCGGGACGTTATCCGGTCGATGGCAAGCGCAGCCTGACCGACATTCTGGCGATGGCAGGTGGTGCCAATGAAGAAGCGGCCGACACCGTCATCCTCACTCATACACGCGATGGCAAAACCACCAAGGAAACGATAGACATGCTGGAACTCGTGCGGTCTGGCGATCCAGCCAAGAATCGCGAACTGGTGGCCGGTGACTCGGTGTTTGTCGAGCGCGCACCACGCTTCTATATCTACGGTGAAGTGCAGAAGCCAGGTTCCTACAAGCTGGAACGCGACATGATGGTTCTGCAGGCGCTTTCGACCGGTGGTGGTTTGAGTCCGCGCGGTACCGAACGCGGTGTGCGTATCAAACGGCGCGATGCCAATGGCGTATTACAGATCATGAGCGTCAAGCATGACGATCTGCTGAAGCCGGACGACATAGTCTATGTAAAAGAAAGTCTGTTCTGA
- a CDS encoding undecaprenyl-phosphate glucose phosphotransferase: MNSDISHIKYPADIPARRFYRRLLDPLIVICLLYLITILAGKEFSANHVVLAVLAFFISSTVFGWADPWCDASQSNSWALGKSIFLAWSFAVALLVFFAYVAGLFLLFTYTEILIWLLVTPLTLLSGQLLLQKAGASMRKTGVRSVVLVGVNELSVQLAGRINESPDLRMEVSGFFDDRDESRQPDDKKMPLLGGMADIPAYVRTHNINTIFISQPISAQPRIRKLLNELQDTTASIYFLPDIYVFDLIQARFDSVAGLPVVAICESPFTGINSMVKRASDIVLASIIQIMLLPVMLGIAMAIKMNSPGPVIFKQRRYGLDGEEIIVYKFRSMTVCEDGARVVQATKGDQRITKIGAFLRKTSLDELPQFFNVLQGRMSIVGPRPHAVAHNELYRKQIKGYMLRHKVRPGITGWAQVNGFRGETNTLDKMEARIAYDLDYLKRWSLALDLWIILRTFKVVLMRDNAY; encoded by the coding sequence ATGAATTCTGACATTAGCCATATCAAATATCCGGCGGATATTCCTGCACGTCGATTTTATCGGCGCTTGCTCGATCCTCTGATTGTGATCTGCCTGCTCTATCTGATTACGATACTTGCGGGCAAGGAATTCAGTGCCAATCATGTAGTGCTGGCTGTGCTCGCTTTCTTTATCAGCTCCACCGTATTCGGTTGGGCTGATCCCTGGTGCGATGCGTCGCAGTCCAATTCATGGGCCTTGGGTAAATCAATTTTTCTGGCGTGGTCATTTGCTGTCGCCTTGCTGGTGTTCTTTGCTTACGTGGCTGGCTTGTTCTTGTTGTTCACGTATACGGAAATATTGATCTGGTTGCTTGTGACGCCATTGACCTTGTTGAGCGGTCAGCTTTTATTGCAAAAGGCCGGTGCAAGTATGCGCAAGACCGGTGTGCGTTCAGTCGTTCTGGTGGGCGTGAATGAATTGAGCGTACAGCTTGCGGGACGTATCAATGAGAGTCCCGATCTACGCATGGAGGTCAGTGGATTTTTTGATGACAGGGATGAGTCACGTCAACCCGATGACAAGAAGATGCCATTGCTGGGTGGTATGGCCGATATTCCGGCTTATGTACGTACGCACAATATCAATACGATATTCATCAGTCAGCCGATTTCTGCGCAGCCGCGCATACGAAAATTGCTGAATGAGCTGCAGGACACCACGGCATCGATTTACTTTTTGCCGGACATTTATGTGTTCGACTTGATCCAGGCGCGCTTCGATAGTGTTGCCGGTTTGCCGGTAGTGGCTATTTGTGAATCGCCGTTTACCGGTATTAACAGCATGGTCAAACGTGCCAGCGATATTGTGCTGGCATCGATTATCCAGATCATGTTGCTGCCGGTGATGTTGGGTATTGCGATGGCGATCAAGATGAATTCGCCCGGCCCGGTCATTTTCAAACAGCGCCGTTACGGTTTGGATGGTGAAGAAATCATCGTCTACAAATTCCGCTCAATGACAGTGTGTGAAGACGGTGCACGCGTGGTGCAGGCGACCAAGGGTGATCAGCGCATTACCAAAATCGGTGCTTTCCTGCGCAAGACTTCCCTCGACGAATTGCCGCAATTCTTCAATGTGCTGCAAGGACGTATGAGCATTGTTGGTCCGCGCCCGCATGCAGTCGCGCACAACGAGCTGTATCGCAAGCAGATCAAAGGCTACATGTTGCGCCACAAGGTCAGGCCCGGCATTACCGGTTGGGCGCAGGTGAATGGCTTCCGCGGTGAGACCAATACGCTGGACAAGATGGAGGCACGTATTGCCTACGATCTGGACTATTTGAAGCGTTGGTCGCTGGCGCTTGATCTATGGATTATTTTGCGTACCTTCAAGGTCGTTTTGATGCGTGATAACGCTTATTGA